A single genomic interval of Bradyrhizobium sp. sBnM-33 harbors:
- a CDS encoding Gfo/Idh/MocA family protein produces MSSKGAAFDAKADTKRALRVGVVGAGVMGSNHARVLAGLPGVTLVGIVDPLPEHRARATALAGCRAFAELDELFDEGVDAVTIAAPTHLHHEIALACITRNIHLLVEKPVATTVEEGQDIVNAAKSAGVTLMVGHVERFNPAVAAIKQAIAGEDILSIGITRVGPFPPRMSNVGVVIDLAVHDIDLIRWFTESDIIEVQPQLSSAVAEREDIALLQFRTASGVLAHINTNWLTPFKARSVTVATRGKYVMGDLLTRQVTECFGFKPDGSYSMRHLPVGHDEPLRAELIAFLDAVRTGNVPAVSGDEGVASLEIAIRCLEQPAKPAASAVRKGPRRIAS; encoded by the coding sequence ATGAGTTCCAAAGGGGCCGCATTCGACGCGAAGGCCGACACAAAACGCGCCTTGCGCGTCGGCGTGGTCGGCGCGGGCGTGATGGGCAGCAACCATGCCCGCGTGCTGGCTGGTCTACCCGGCGTGACGCTGGTCGGCATTGTCGATCCGTTGCCCGAACACCGCGCGCGCGCCACCGCGCTCGCCGGCTGCCGCGCCTTCGCCGAGCTCGACGAGCTGTTTGACGAGGGCGTCGATGCCGTGACGATCGCGGCGCCGACCCATCTTCATCACGAGATTGCGCTGGCCTGCATTACCCGCAATATCCACCTCCTGGTCGAGAAGCCGGTCGCTACGACGGTGGAAGAGGGGCAGGACATCGTGAATGCGGCGAAGAGCGCCGGCGTGACGCTCATGGTCGGCCATGTCGAGCGCTTCAATCCGGCAGTCGCCGCGATCAAGCAGGCGATCGCGGGCGAGGACATTCTTTCGATTGGCATCACCCGCGTCGGGCCGTTTCCGCCGCGGATGTCCAATGTCGGCGTCGTGATCGATCTAGCCGTCCACGACATCGACCTGATCCGCTGGTTCACCGAGTCCGATATCATCGAGGTGCAGCCGCAGCTTTCCAGCGCGGTTGCCGAGCGCGAGGATATCGCGCTCCTGCAATTCCGCACCGCCTCCGGCGTGCTTGCCCATATCAACACCAACTGGCTGACGCCGTTCAAGGCGCGCAGTGTTACGGTCGCAACCCGCGGCAAATATGTGATGGGCGATCTTTTGACACGGCAGGTGACCGAGTGCTTCGGCTTCAAGCCCGACGGCAGCTACTCGATGCGGCATCTCCCGGTCGGCCATGATGAACCGCTGCGCGCCGAGCTGATTGCATTCCTCGATGCCGTCCGCACCGGCAATGTGCCGGCGGTTTCCGGCGACGAGGGCGTCGCCAGTCTCGAGATCGCGATTCGCTGCCTCGAGCAGCCCGCCAAGCCCGCGGCCTCCGCCGTGCGCAAGGGACCGCGCCGCATCGCCAGCTGA
- a CDS encoding DegT/DnrJ/EryC1/StrS family aminotransferase, translating into MNQHMRPEPVPFYDLASQRRRLGTSIDEAISRVTSHCLFINGPEVAVLEKALADFCGAKHVVSCASGTDALLMVLMAKEVGPGDAVLCPSFTFCATGEAVALTGATPVFVDVDEATFNMDAASLKRGIATARQRGLKPRAVIPVDLFGQSADHDAIARVAAAEGLFVLDDAAQGFGASYKGRRIGSLGLATATSFFPTKPLGCFGDGGAIFTDDDKLAETLRSIRVHGQGSDKYDNVRLGLTGRLDTMQAAVLIEKLRIFEDEIAARNRVAERYARGLGNFVAVPRLASGCTSVWAQYTIRLPKGTDRDGFAAVLKAQGVPTMVYYTKSMHQQTAYRDFPIADGGLPVSEKLSDDVLSLPIHAYLDEPTQDRVIEAVRGALQA; encoded by the coding sequence ATGAACCAGCACATGCGTCCAGAACCCGTTCCCTTCTATGATCTCGCCTCGCAGCGCCGTCGGCTCGGCACATCGATCGATGAGGCGATCTCGCGTGTGACGAGCCATTGCCTCTTCATCAATGGTCCGGAAGTCGCCGTGCTGGAGAAGGCGTTGGCCGATTTTTGCGGCGCCAAGCATGTCGTGAGCTGCGCGAGCGGCACCGACGCGCTTTTGATGGTGCTGATGGCCAAGGAAGTCGGCCCGGGGGACGCCGTCCTGTGTCCATCCTTCACGTTCTGCGCGACCGGTGAAGCCGTCGCGTTGACCGGCGCAACGCCGGTGTTCGTCGACGTAGATGAAGCAACCTTCAATATGGATGCCGCTTCGCTCAAGCGCGGCATCGCAACCGCCAGGCAGCGCGGCCTGAAGCCGCGCGCCGTGATCCCCGTCGACCTGTTCGGCCAAAGCGCCGACCACGATGCGATCGCCAGGGTCGCAGCGGCCGAAGGCCTGTTCGTGCTCGATGATGCCGCGCAGGGTTTTGGCGCGAGCTACAAGGGCCGCCGTATCGGCTCCTTGGGACTTGCCACCGCGACCAGCTTCTTCCCGACCAAGCCGCTCGGCTGTTTCGGCGATGGCGGCGCCATCTTTACCGACGATGACAAACTTGCCGAGACGCTGCGCAGCATCCGCGTGCACGGCCAGGGCTCCGACAAATACGACAATGTCCGCCTTGGCCTGACCGGACGTCTCGACACCATGCAGGCGGCGGTCCTGATTGAGAAGTTGAGGATTTTTGAAGACGAGATCGCGGCCCGCAACCGCGTTGCGGAGCGCTATGCGCGCGGTCTTGGCAATTTCGTGGCGGTGCCGCGGTTGGCTTCCGGATGCACCTCGGTTTGGGCGCAGTACACCATCCGCCTGCCAAAGGGCACCGACCGCGACGGTTTTGCGGCAGTGCTGAAGGCGCAGGGCGTTCCGACGATGGTCTATTACACGAAATCGATGCATCAACAGACCGCCTACCGGGATTTTCCGATTGCGGATGGCGGGTTGCCGGTGAGCGAAAAGCTCTCGGACGATGTCCTCAGCCTGCCGATTCACGCCTATCTCGACGAGCCGACGCAGGATCGCGTCATCGAGGCGGTGCGCGGCGCGCTTCAGGCATGA
- a CDS encoding mannose-1-phosphate guanylyltransferase/mannose-6-phosphate isomerase gives MNRRIIPLIMCGGAGTRLWPASREVHPKQFLSLFGARSTFQDTLLRVSDAGLFERPVIITNNAYRFMVLEQLAEIGLEADVLLEPMRRDSGPAIAAGAAFAQARDKDAIVLALAADHVVRDTPAFLAACREGLAAAEAGHIVTFGVQPERVATEYGYINPGEVISGKVRAVAKFVEKPDPATAADYVKSGYLWNSGNFMFRAAVLSDEYGKVDADSVQAVTDAVTKAGTDLGFVKLDEAAFGSAKSISIDYAVMEKTSRAAVVPVACGWSDVGSWHAVWELSGKDGEGNAARGAAVFENSRNCNVSTDRALVALEGVDDLVVVATQDAVLVSRQKDANGLKRLVAKLKTVAPQVTEDHIRVHRPWGSYQSVDNGDRHQVKRIIVKPGGRLSLQKHHHRAEHWIVVRGTAQVTVNELVKTVHENESIYIPIGAVHRLENPGKIQLELIEVQTGSYFGEDDIIRIEDDYQRS, from the coding sequence ATGAACCGACGAATAATTCCCCTGATCATGTGCGGCGGCGCGGGAACGCGGTTGTGGCCGGCCTCGCGCGAAGTTCATCCCAAGCAGTTCCTGTCCCTGTTCGGCGCGCGCTCGACGTTCCAGGATACGCTGTTGCGGGTTTCCGATGCTGGTCTCTTCGAACGGCCCGTCATCATCACCAACAACGCCTATCGCTTCATGGTGCTCGAGCAACTGGCGGAGATCGGACTGGAAGCCGACGTGCTTCTCGAACCGATGCGGCGCGATTCCGGGCCTGCGATCGCGGCCGGCGCTGCCTTTGCGCAAGCGCGCGACAAGGATGCCATCGTGCTGGCGCTTGCTGCCGACCACGTGGTGCGCGACACGCCCGCTTTCCTCGCCGCCTGCCGCGAGGGGCTGGCTGCCGCGGAAGCCGGGCACATCGTGACGTTCGGCGTGCAGCCCGAACGTGTCGCCACCGAATATGGCTACATCAATCCCGGCGAGGTCATTTCCGGCAAGGTTCGCGCGGTCGCGAAGTTCGTCGAAAAGCCCGATCCGGCAACCGCGGCTGATTACGTCAAGTCGGGCTATCTCTGGAACAGCGGCAACTTCATGTTCCGCGCCGCTGTTCTGTCGGATGAGTATGGCAAGGTTGATGCGGACAGCGTCCAAGCCGTCACTGATGCAGTGACGAAAGCGGGAACCGACCTCGGCTTCGTCAAGCTCGACGAGGCCGCGTTCGGATCGGCGAAATCGATCTCGATCGACTATGCGGTGATGGAGAAGACCTCGCGTGCCGCGGTCGTGCCGGTCGCGTGCGGCTGGTCCGATGTCGGCTCCTGGCATGCGGTGTGGGAATTGTCCGGCAAGGACGGCGAGGGCAACGCGGCGCGCGGCGCGGCAGTATTCGAGAATTCCCGCAATTGCAACGTATCGACCGATCGGGCGCTAGTCGCGCTCGAAGGCGTCGACGACCTCGTGGTGGTCGCAACTCAGGACGCCGTGCTGGTGAGCAGGCAGAAGGATGCCAACGGGCTGAAGCGGCTGGTCGCGAAACTGAAGACCGTGGCGCCGCAGGTGACGGAAGACCACATCAGGGTGCATCGTCCCTGGGGATCCTATCAGTCGGTCGACAATGGCGACCGGCATCAGGTCAAGCGCATCATCGTCAAGCCGGGCGGGCGGCTGTCGCTGCAGAAACACCATCACCGCGCCGAGCACTGGATCGTGGTGCGCGGAACGGCGCAGGTGACGGTCAACGAGCTGGTCAAGACCGTGCACGAGAACGAATCGATCTACATCCCGATCGGCGCGGTGCACCGGTTGGAAAATCCGGGCAAGATCCAACTCGAACTGATCGAGGTCCAGACCGGCAGCTATTTCGGCGAGGATGACATCATCCGCATCGAGGACGACTACCAGCGCAGTTGA
- a CDS encoding xanthine dehydrogenase family protein molybdopterin-binding subunit codes for MAAPIKFGVGQSVLRKEDDALIRGKGRYTDDHSPQPALHALMLRSPHAHAKFTLNVTKARGMPGVAAILTADDVRDLGDLPCLFNLEVDPFTGPPYPILPKDEVRHVGDAVAFVVADTIDQARDAIEAIDVKWTPLPSVVGVVNAVKKDAPLVWPDKPGNVLFDVSIGDKKAAEAAFAKAHAIAEISIVNPRVITNFMETRAAVAEYDAKRDHLTLTIGSQGSHRLREILCGMVLKIPMEKMRVICPDVGGGFGTKLFPYREYALISVAARKLRKTIKWTADRSDHFMGDAQGRDNVTTAKMALAEDGKFLGMDVDLMGDMGAYLSTFGPYIPHGGAGMLPGLYDIQAFHCRVRTVFTNTVPVDAYRGAGRPEAAYVIERLVDAAARKLGMTPDAIRRKNFIPPKAMPYKTATGKVYDSGDFTAHMKRAMEVANWKEFPKRAKAAKKQGLVRGIGMSCYVEICGTMGEETANVALDPNGDINILIGTQSSGQGHQTAYAQLVAEQFGVPPERVHVLQGDTDMIATGLGTGGSASIPTGGVSVERATRELGNKLKEIAAEALETSAGDLEISNGVVRIAGTDRSISFADLAKRPGVDPSKLNASATFAQADGTYPNGTHLAEVEIDPATGIIRIVNYVIVDDFGVTLNPLLLAGQVHGGAMQGIGQALMEQAVYSATDGQLVTGTFMDYAVPRASDGPSFHFETHNVPCTTNPLGVKGAGEAGAIGSCPAVVNAIIEGLWREYKIDHIDMPATAERVWIAIREAQKQHNL; via the coding sequence ATGGCAGCTCCCATCAAGTTCGGCGTCGGTCAAAGCGTCCTCCGCAAGGAAGACGATGCGCTCATTCGCGGCAAGGGCCGCTATACCGACGACCACTCGCCACAGCCGGCATTGCACGCGCTGATGCTCCGCTCGCCGCATGCGCACGCGAAATTCACCCTCAACGTCACCAAGGCCCGCGGGATGCCGGGCGTGGCTGCGATCCTGACCGCCGACGACGTCAGGGATCTCGGCGACCTGCCGTGCCTGTTCAACTTGGAAGTCGATCCGTTCACCGGCCCGCCCTATCCGATTCTTCCCAAGGACGAGGTGCGCCATGTCGGCGACGCCGTTGCCTTCGTGGTCGCCGACACTATCGACCAGGCGCGCGACGCGATCGAGGCGATCGACGTCAAATGGACACCGCTTCCGTCGGTGGTCGGCGTCGTCAATGCCGTGAAGAAAGACGCGCCGCTGGTCTGGCCCGACAAGCCCGGCAATGTGCTGTTCGACGTATCGATCGGTGACAAGAAGGCGGCTGAGGCCGCCTTTGCAAAGGCGCATGCGATTGCCGAGATATCGATCGTCAACCCGCGCGTCATCACCAACTTCATGGAAACGCGCGCCGCGGTCGCCGAATACGACGCCAAGCGCGATCACCTGACGCTGACCATCGGCAGCCAGGGCAGCCATCGCCTGCGCGAAATCCTGTGCGGCATGGTGCTGAAGATTCCGATGGAAAAGATGCGGGTGATCTGTCCCGACGTCGGCGGCGGCTTCGGCACGAAACTGTTTCCCTATCGCGAATACGCGCTGATTTCGGTGGCAGCGCGCAAGCTGCGCAAGACCATCAAATGGACCGCCGATCGCTCCGATCACTTCATGGGCGACGCGCAGGGCCGCGACAACGTCACGACGGCGAAGATGGCGCTGGCCGAGGACGGCAAATTCCTCGGCATGGATGTTGATCTGATGGGCGACATGGGCGCCTATCTCTCGACCTTCGGGCCCTACATTCCGCATGGCGGCGCCGGCATGTTGCCGGGGCTCTACGACATCCAGGCCTTCCACTGCCGCGTCCGCACCGTGTTCACCAACACCGTGCCGGTCGACGCCTATCGCGGCGCTGGGCGCCCCGAAGCGGCCTATGTGATCGAACGCCTGGTCGATGCGGCGGCACGCAAGCTCGGTATGACGCCGGATGCGATCAGGCGCAAGAACTTCATTCCGCCGAAGGCGATGCCCTACAAGACCGCGACCGGAAAGGTCTACGATTCCGGCGACTTCACCGCGCATATGAAGCGCGCGATGGAAGTAGCCAACTGGAAGGAATTTCCGAAGCGCGCCAAGGCGGCGAAGAAGCAAGGTCTCGTGCGCGGCATCGGCATGTCCTGCTATGTCGAGATCTGCGGCACGATGGGTGAGGAGACCGCTAACGTCGCGCTCGATCCCAACGGCGACATCAACATTCTGATCGGCACGCAGTCGAGCGGGCAGGGCCACCAGACTGCCTATGCACAGCTCGTTGCCGAGCAGTTCGGCGTGCCGCCGGAGCGTGTTCATGTCTTGCAGGGCGACACCGACATGATCGCCACCGGGCTCGGCACCGGCGGCTCGGCGTCGATCCCGACCGGCGGCGTCAGCGTCGAGCGCGCCACGCGCGAACTCGGCAACAAGCTGAAGGAGATCGCGGCCGAAGCGCTGGAGACCAGCGCTGGGGACCTCGAGATCAGCAATGGCGTCGTGCGCATCGCGGGCACCGATCGCTCGATCAGCTTTGCCGACCTCGCAAAGCGCCCGGGCGTTGATCCGTCGAAACTGAATGCGAGCGCGACGTTTGCGCAGGCCGACGGCACCTACCCGAACGGCACGCATCTCGCCGAAGTCGAGATCGATCCCGCCACCGGCATCATCAGAATCGTCAACTATGTCATCGTCGACGATTTCGGGGTCACGCTCAATCCGCTGCTGCTCGCCGGCCAGGTGCATGGCGGGGCGATGCAGGGTATCGGTCAGGCCTTGATGGAGCAGGCGGTCTATAGCGCAACCGACGGCCAGCTCGTCACCGGCACTTTCATGGATTATGCGGTGCCGCGGGCTTCCGACGGTCCGTCGTTCCATTTCGAAACGCACAACGTGCCGTGCACGACCAATCCGCTCGGCGTCAAGGGCGCGGGCGAGGCGGGCGCGATAGGCTCTTGCCCCGCGGTGGTTAACGCGATCATCGAGGGCCTGTGGCGCGAGTACAAGATCGACCACATCGACATGCCGGCTACGGCCGAACGGGTTTGGATCGCAATCCGCGAGGCGCAGAAACAGCATAATCTCTGA
- the murJ gene encoding murein biosynthesis integral membrane protein MurJ: MLGRIFTVGGYTLLSRLTGFARDIMLAAILGAGPVADAFFVALRLPNHFRAIFAEGAFNAAFVPAYAHLHGNSEASAKLFADRIFTLLFAAQVILLVVAWGFMPEVIAVLAPGFKDDPARGELAISLTRITFPYLLLITLVTLYGGMLNVMHRFASAAAAPIFLNLSMMATLALAAFFPGAGYAAAWGVLLAGILEFLLLAGDAAKTGILPKFALIKFDEDVRAFFRALGPATIGSMGTQIALFADTIIATFLPAGALSALYYADRLNQLPIGVIGIAIGTVLLPEMSRRLTANDITGASAAQRRAFEFSLLFSVPFVAAFLIVPDVIMRAMFARGAFSNADAMTAGATLAAYAIGLIPFVTIRSAVATFYARHDTATPVKAALTGVAVNVALKVALMGALAQIGLALATAIGAWVNLLLVLAFAVRAGYLELDRAWMTSLAKFATAGVVLGAALWATARFANVYFAQMHTFRDETALALLIVTGAFVYGVAIMLLFGRGWIFALLRDRRSGPKTKANNE; encoded by the coding sequence ATGCTCGGACGCATCTTCACCGTCGGCGGTTACACGCTGCTTTCGCGGCTGACCGGATTCGCGCGCGATATCATGCTCGCCGCGATTCTCGGCGCGGGTCCCGTCGCGGACGCGTTCTTCGTGGCGCTGCGGCTGCCCAATCATTTTCGCGCAATCTTCGCCGAAGGCGCCTTCAACGCCGCCTTCGTGCCGGCCTATGCGCATCTGCACGGCAACAGCGAAGCTTCGGCAAAACTGTTCGCCGACCGGATATTCACGCTCTTGTTCGCTGCCCAGGTGATTTTGCTGGTTGTGGCCTGGGGGTTCATGCCCGAAGTGATCGCCGTTCTCGCGCCGGGGTTCAAGGACGATCCGGCGCGCGGCGAACTGGCAATATCGCTGACGCGGATCACGTTTCCGTATTTGCTGCTGATCACGCTGGTGACGCTGTACGGCGGCATGCTCAACGTGATGCATCGCTTCGCCAGCGCCGCCGCCGCGCCGATCTTCCTCAATCTGTCGATGATGGCGACCCTGGCGCTGGCGGCGTTCTTTCCGGGCGCGGGCTACGCCGCCGCATGGGGCGTTCTGCTCGCCGGCATTCTCGAATTCCTGCTGCTGGCGGGTGATGCGGCAAAGACCGGCATCCTGCCGAAATTCGCTTTGATCAAATTCGATGAAGACGTGCGCGCGTTCTTTCGGGCGCTGGGACCTGCGACCATCGGCTCGATGGGAACGCAGATAGCGCTGTTCGCCGATACGATCATCGCGACCTTTCTGCCGGCGGGCGCGCTTTCGGCGCTGTATTACGCCGACCGTCTCAACCAGTTGCCGATCGGCGTGATCGGGATCGCGATCGGCACCGTGTTGCTGCCGGAAATGTCGCGGCGCCTCACGGCGAACGATATCACTGGTGCATCCGCCGCGCAGCGGCGGGCGTTCGAATTCTCGCTGCTGTTTTCGGTACCTTTCGTCGCCGCCTTCCTGATCGTGCCTGATGTGATCATGCGCGCGATGTTTGCGCGTGGCGCGTTCTCGAACGCGGATGCGATGACTGCCGGCGCCACGCTGGCCGCTTACGCAATCGGACTCATCCCGTTCGTGACTATCCGCAGTGCGGTGGCGACCTTCTATGCCCGTCACGACACCGCGACGCCGGTCAAGGCGGCGCTGACCGGCGTTGCCGTCAACGTGGCGCTCAAAGTCGCATTGATGGGCGCGCTGGCGCAGATTGGCCTGGCGCTCGCCACCGCCATTGGGGCGTGGGTCAACCTTTTGCTGGTGCTCGCCTTCGCGGTGCGGGCGGGCTACCTCGAACTCGATCGCGCCTGGATGACGTCGCTCGCCAAGTTCGCCACGGCCGGTGTCGTGCTCGGCGCCGCGCTTTGGGCCACCGCGCGATTCGCGAACGTCTATTTCGCGCAGATGCACACCTTCCGCGATGAGACCGCATTGGCGTTGCTGATCGTGACCGGTGCATTCGTGTACGGGGTCGCAATCATGCTGCTGTTTGGCCGGGGGTGGATATTCGCGCTGCTGCGTGACCGGAGGTCTGGTCCTAAGACAAAAGCGAATAATGAATAA
- a CDS encoding outer membrane protein codes for MRVSTFKAIAASALAVMAATSVASAADMAPRYTKAPPPLVEVWNWTGFYIGGNAGYSWGRGHSDVSYFNTLTGLPIVPPAGSILGAGYNMDGAIAGGQIGYNWQANNWVFSLEADAQWSDEKGRGVLSCAATGVGGPCLPGLTFLPPGVTGTSLAVDTHLEWFGTLRGRVGVLATPRVLFYGTGGLAYGSFKTTGTMAGVTPAGVAVASVSSNDDIRFGWTVGAGVEGKITSNWSAKLEYLYMDFDSFRAGSFTLAPASAIRADVDTRFHDHVLRVGLNYTFGGPVIAKY; via the coding sequence ATGCGCGTTTCAACTTTCAAGGCAATTGCGGCTTCGGCACTGGCTGTTATGGCTGCGACTTCAGTAGCGTCCGCAGCCGATATGGCGCCGCGCTACACCAAGGCGCCGCCGCCTTTGGTCGAGGTCTGGAACTGGACCGGCTTCTATATCGGCGGCAACGCCGGCTATAGCTGGGGTCGCGGCCATTCGGACGTTTCTTATTTCAACACGCTGACCGGCCTGCCGATCGTACCGCCCGCGGGCTCCATCCTCGGCGCCGGCTACAATATGGACGGCGCCATTGCGGGTGGCCAGATCGGCTACAACTGGCAAGCCAACAACTGGGTGTTCAGTCTGGAAGCGGACGCACAGTGGTCGGACGAGAAGGGCAGGGGCGTACTAAGCTGCGCCGCGACGGGCGTTGGCGGGCCGTGTCTTCCCGGTCTGACGTTCCTGCCGCCGGGCGTGACCGGGACCAGCCTCGCCGTTGATACGCACCTCGAATGGTTCGGCACCCTGCGCGGCCGCGTCGGTGTTCTCGCAACTCCCCGGGTTCTGTTCTACGGCACCGGCGGTCTCGCCTATGGCTCGTTCAAGACCACCGGCACGATGGCTGGCGTGACGCCGGCCGGTGTTGCGGTGGCCTCGGTTTCCTCGAACGACGATATCCGCTTCGGCTGGACGGTTGGCGCTGGTGTTGAAGGCAAGATCACCAGCAACTGGAGCGCCAAGCTCGAATACCTCTATATGGATTTCGATAGCTTCCGCGCTGGCTCTTTCACGCTCGCACCGGCCAGCGCGATCCGGGCCGACGTGGACACGCGCTTCCACGACCACGTCCTGCGTGTCGGCCTGAACTACACCTTCGGCGGCCCGGTGATCGCGAAGTATTGA